One Streptomyces drozdowiczii DNA segment encodes these proteins:
- a CDS encoding carbohydrate kinase family protein → MSGGLLVVGDVVTDVVARHGSALAHGTDTAAVIRTRAGGAGANVACWAARSGCRDVRLLARVGADSADWHRDLLRRAGVRGLLAVDEEAPTATVVALVDAAAERTFLTDSGAVLRLAPEDWSPALLDGVAHLHLSGYLLFAATSRATALLALREAVRRKVPVSVDPASAGFLAGLGVDRFLALTERADLLLPNADEARLLTGLPDPADAAAKLSMPDRRVVVTLGEGGALLAAGGAVTGRVPAEPVRAAVDSTGAGDAFTGGFLAARLAGADDAAAAAAGCRAGAEAVATVGGRPPLPGE, encoded by the coding sequence GTGAGCGGCGGCCTCCTCGTCGTCGGGGACGTGGTCACCGATGTGGTGGCCCGGCACGGGTCGGCGCTGGCCCACGGCACGGACACGGCCGCCGTGATCCGGACCCGGGCGGGCGGTGCGGGGGCCAACGTGGCGTGCTGGGCGGCGCGTTCGGGCTGCCGGGACGTGCGGCTGCTGGCCCGGGTGGGCGCGGACTCGGCGGACTGGCACCGGGACCTGCTGCGCCGGGCGGGGGTGCGCGGGCTGCTCGCGGTGGACGAGGAGGCGCCGACCGCGACGGTCGTCGCACTGGTGGACGCCGCCGCCGAGCGCACCTTCCTCACCGACAGCGGCGCGGTGCTGCGGCTCGCCCCCGAGGACTGGTCGCCCGCGCTGCTCGACGGGGTCGCCCACCTCCATCTGTCGGGCTATCTGCTGTTCGCCGCGACGAGCCGGGCGACGGCCCTGCTCGCCCTGCGGGAGGCCGTACGGCGGAAGGTGCCGGTGAGCGTGGACCCCGCGTCGGCGGGCTTCCTGGCCGGTCTCGGCGTCGACCGGTTCCTCGCCCTGACCGAGCGGGCGGATCTGCTGCTGCCCAACGCGGACGAGGCCCGGCTGCTCACCGGCCTGCCGGACCCGGCGGACGCCGCCGCGAAGTTGAGCATGCCCGACCGCCGGGTCGTCGTGACGCTCGGCGAGGGCGGGGCGCTGCTCGCCGCCGGGGGCGCGGTGACCGGCCGGGTCCCGGCGGAGCCGGTGCGGGCTGCGGTGGACTCGACCGGGGCGGGCGACGCGTTCACCGGGGGCTTCCTCGCGGCGCGGCTGGCGGGCGCGGACGACGCGGCGGCGGCTGCGGCGGGGTGCCGGGCGGGGGCGGAGGCCGTCGCGACGGTGGGCGGGCGGCCGCCGTTGCCGGGCGAGTAG
- a CDS encoding pseudouridine-5'-phosphate glycosidase → MSLNAPLDATPYAPVLSAEVRAALAAHRPVVALESTIIAHGLPRPRNLRVAGELEGLVRSAGAVPATVAVLDGRARVGLDKAELERVAEDPGMRKLGHRDLAPALASGASGATTVSATAFLAARAGLRVFATGGLGGVHRGWTETQDESADLRLLARTGITVVCAGVKSILDVPATLQRLETLGVGVLGYGTDTFPGFYLSSSGEPVDWTVTSPEQVAEVMRAQDALGGPETALIVANPVPEAEQLDPALHDRVLAEALAACREQGVTGQAVTPFLLDQLVRHTGGASLEANLAAVRGNVALAARIATAWTVR, encoded by the coding sequence ATGTCACTCAACGCGCCCCTCGACGCCACCCCTTACGCGCCGGTCCTCTCCGCCGAGGTGCGGGCCGCCCTCGCCGCGCACCGGCCGGTCGTCGCCCTGGAGTCGACGATCATCGCCCACGGCCTCCCCCGCCCCCGCAACCTGCGGGTCGCCGGGGAGCTGGAAGGGCTCGTGCGGTCCGCCGGGGCCGTGCCCGCGACCGTGGCGGTGCTGGACGGGCGGGCCAGGGTCGGTCTCGACAAGGCCGAGCTGGAACGGGTGGCCGAGGACCCGGGGATGCGGAAGCTGGGCCACCGCGACCTCGCCCCGGCGCTGGCGTCCGGGGCGAGCGGGGCGACGACCGTGTCCGCGACCGCCTTCCTCGCGGCCCGGGCCGGGCTGCGGGTCTTCGCGACCGGCGGGCTGGGCGGGGTGCACCGGGGCTGGACCGAGACGCAGGACGAGTCGGCGGACCTGCGGCTGCTGGCACGGACCGGGATCACCGTGGTCTGCGCGGGCGTGAAGTCGATCCTGGACGTCCCGGCCACGCTGCAACGGCTTGAGACGCTGGGGGTCGGGGTGCTCGGCTACGGCACGGACACGTTCCCCGGCTTCTACCTGAGCAGTTCGGGCGAGCCGGTGGACTGGACGGTGACCTCGCCCGAGCAGGTCGCGGAGGTGATGCGGGCGCAGGACGCGCTCGGCGGCCCCGAGACCGCGCTGATCGTGGCCAACCCCGTACCGGAGGCCGAGCAGCTGGACCCCGCTCTGCACGACCGGGTGCTCGCCGAGGCGCTGGCGGCCTGCCGGGAACAGGGGGTCACGGGGCAGGCGGTCACGCCGTTCCTGCTGGACCAGCTGGTGCGGCACACCGGGGGCGCCTCGCTGGAGGCCAACCTCGCCGCGGTCCGGGGCAATGTGGCGCTCGCCGCCCGTATCGCCACCGCCTGGACGGTGCGGTGA
- a CDS encoding methylated-DNA--[protein]-cysteine S-methyltransferase, producing the protein MDSNGVVEWAVVESDIGPLMLAATETGLVGVVFHARPEIRDRALDQLRDRLGAEPVEAPGSARLTEPIRQLAAYFAGTLREFSLDLDWSLTAGFNRQVLQELARGVPYGAVAGYGELAERVGQPGAAQAVGAAMGSNPLPLVVPCHRVVESDGGIGGFGGGLETKRQLLALEGVLPEPLF; encoded by the coding sequence ATGGACAGCAACGGGGTCGTCGAGTGGGCCGTGGTCGAGAGCGACATCGGTCCGTTGATGCTGGCCGCGACGGAGACCGGACTGGTCGGCGTGGTCTTCCACGCCCGCCCGGAGATACGGGACAGGGCGCTGGACCAGCTGCGCGACCGGCTCGGCGCGGAGCCGGTGGAGGCCCCCGGCTCCGCGCGGCTAACCGAGCCGATACGCCAGCTCGCGGCGTACTTCGCGGGGACGCTGCGGGAGTTCTCGCTCGACCTGGACTGGTCGCTGACCGCCGGCTTCAACCGCCAGGTGCTCCAGGAGCTGGCGCGGGGCGTGCCGTACGGGGCGGTCGCCGGTTACGGGGAGCTGGCCGAGCGGGTCGGACAGCCGGGCGCGGCCCAGGCGGTCGGCGCGGCGATGGGGTCCAATCCTCTCCCCCTGGTGGTGCCGTGCCACCGGGTGGTGGAGAGCGACGGCGGGATAGGCGGCTTCGGCGGCGGCCTGGAGACCAAGCGGCAGCTGCTGGCGCTGGAGGGGGTGCTGCCGGAGCCGCTGTTCTGA
- a CDS encoding glycerophosphodiester phosphodiesterase produces MYAGTATASVAVAAFLGAGTLLMPNPGTPVADTPLTRHPVQQVAPVRRAADAAADHPRVYAHRGASAYAPENTLAAVDRADALGFDWVENDVQLTRDGVVVVMHDTDLRRTTNAEELFPDRAPWAVKDFTAAEISRLDAGSWFGPAYAGTRVPTLRQYLKRLGRNGQNLLLEIKSPESYPGIERATLRVLDEEGWLDRSHVRGRLVIQSFGADSVRTVHALRPDVVTGFLGAPTVSELPAYAAFADQINPSYTGLSGGYVTAVHALKGPHGKALQVNSWTVNDAAAARRVEAMGVDGIITNAPDVVRAATRG; encoded by the coding sequence GTGTACGCAGGCACCGCTACCGCCTCCGTCGCCGTCGCCGCCTTCCTGGGCGCCGGTACGTTGCTGATGCCGAATCCGGGCACCCCGGTCGCGGACACCCCGCTGACCCGGCACCCGGTCCAGCAGGTCGCCCCGGTCCGCCGGGCCGCCGACGCCGCGGCGGACCATCCGCGCGTCTACGCCCACCGGGGCGCGTCGGCGTACGCCCCCGAGAACACGCTCGCCGCCGTGGACAGGGCGGACGCGCTGGGCTTCGACTGGGTGGAGAACGACGTCCAGCTCACCCGGGACGGGGTGGTGGTCGTCATGCACGACACCGACCTCAGGCGGACGACGAACGCCGAGGAGCTGTTCCCGGACCGCGCGCCCTGGGCGGTCAAGGACTTCACGGCCGCCGAGATCTCCCGGCTGGACGCGGGCAGCTGGTTCGGGCCCGCGTACGCCGGGACCCGGGTGCCGACCCTGCGCCAGTATCTGAAGCGGCTCGGCCGCAACGGCCAGAACCTCCTGCTGGAGATCAAGAGCCCGGAGAGCTACCCGGGGATCGAGCGGGCGACCCTCCGGGTGCTGGACGAGGAGGGCTGGCTGGACCGGAGCCATGTCCGGGGCCGCCTGGTGATCCAGAGCTTCGGTGCCGACAGCGTGCGTACGGTGCACGCGCTGCGCCCGGACGTGGTCACCGGCTTCCTCGGCGCCCCGACCGTCTCCGAGCTGCCCGCGTACGCCGCGTTCGCGGACCAGATCAACCCCTCGTACACCGGTCTGTCGGGCGGGTACGTGACGGCGGTGCACGCCCTGAAGGGCCCGCACGGCAAGGCGCTCCAGGTGAACTCCTGGACGGTGAACGACGCTGCGGCCGCGCGCCGGGTCGAGGCCATGGGGGTGGACGGGATCATCACGAACGCCCCCGACGTGGTGCGCGCGGCCACCCGGGGCTGA
- a CDS encoding MHYT domain-containing protein, whose translation MQGTIDGFSYGAVTPAAAFLMACLGAALGLRCTTRSLRTERSFRAGWLALGATSIGSGIWTMHFIAMTGFSVEEVPIGYDKPITFASLAVAIVMVGIGIFLVGYRGATRMALVTGGTITGLGVASMHYLGMAGMRLDGQFEYDTVTVSLSVVIAVVASTAALWAAVSIHGFLPSLGASVVMGVAVSGMHYTGMAALRVHLHPSAPTAAHAPGDSAGSLLVPMLLGPACFLLLAAVVVMFDPLVVMGTPDWDDPRAARTPGIPAQRQVPRFGTYADPASFHSRPRDAVGPVDW comes from the coding sequence ATGCAGGGCACAATCGACGGCTTCAGCTACGGGGCGGTGACCCCCGCTGCGGCGTTCCTCATGGCGTGCCTCGGTGCGGCGCTGGGCCTGCGCTGCACCACGCGGTCACTGCGTACCGAGCGTTCCTTCCGGGCCGGCTGGCTGGCTCTCGGGGCGACCTCCATAGGTTCGGGCATCTGGACCATGCACTTCATCGCGATGACGGGCTTCTCCGTCGAAGAGGTGCCGATCGGCTACGACAAACCGATCACCTTCGCCAGCCTCGCCGTCGCGATCGTCATGGTCGGCATCGGGATCTTCCTGGTCGGGTACCGGGGCGCCACCCGCATGGCCCTGGTGACGGGAGGCACGATCACCGGACTCGGCGTGGCCTCCATGCATTACCTCGGCATGGCCGGAATGCGCCTTGATGGGCAGTTCGAGTACGACACGGTGACCGTGTCGCTCTCCGTGGTCATCGCCGTCGTCGCGTCGACCGCCGCGCTGTGGGCCGCCGTCTCCATCCACGGCTTCCTGCCCAGCCTCGGCGCGAGCGTCGTGATGGGCGTCGCCGTCAGCGGCATGCACTACACCGGCATGGCCGCGCTCCGGGTCCATCTGCACCCCTCCGCGCCGACCGCCGCCCACGCCCCCGGCGACAGCGCGGGCTCGCTCCTGGTGCCCATGCTGCTCGGCCCCGCCTGCTTCCTGCTGCTGGCCGCCGTCGTGGTGATGTTCGACCCGCTGGTGGTCATGGGCACGCCCGACTGGGACGACCCGCGGGCCGCGCGGACCCCCGGAATCCCGGCCCAGCGCCAGGTCCCGCGCTTCGGCACCTACGCCGACCCGGCCTCCTTCCACTCCCGTCCGCGCGACGCCGTGGGGCCCGTCGACTGGTGA
- the uvrB gene encoding excinuclease ABC subunit UvrB, giving the protein MRPVSKIERTVAPFEVVSPYQPSGDQPTAIAELEKRVRAGEKDVVLLGATGTGKSATTAWMIEKLQRPTLVMAPNKTLAAQLANEFRELLPNNAVEYFVSYYDYYQPEAYVPQSDTYIEKDSSINEEVERLRHSATNSLLTRRDVVVVASVSCIYGLGTPQEYVDRMVQLKVGEEIDRDALLRRFVEIQYTRNDLAFTRGTFRVRGDTIEIFPVYEELAVRIEMFGDEIEALSTLHPLTGEVISEDQSLHVFPASHYVAGPERMEKAVSGIERELEERLAELEKQGKMLEAQRLRMRTTYDIEMLRQIGTCSGVENYSMHFDGRSPGTAPNTLLDYFPEDFLLVLDESHVTVPQIGAMYEGDASRKRTLVDHGFRLPSALDNRPLKWEEFLQRINQTVYLSATPGNYEMSRSDGFVEQIIRPTGLVDPEVVVKPTEGQIDDLVHEIRLRTERDERVLVTTLTKKMAEDLTDYFLELGIQVRYLHSDVDTLRRIELLRELRSGEYDVLVGINLLREGLDLPEVSLVAILDADKQGFLRSGTSLIQTIGRAARNVSGQVHMYADKVTPAMAQAIDETNRRREKQIAYNTERGIDPQPLRKKINDIVATIAREEIDTEQLLGTGYRQGKEGKAPVPALGKHAVPGDGKAATAGKSAKAGKAGRAGRDAAAVTDRPATELAGIIEEMTDRMRAAAADLQFEVAARLRDEVGELKKELRQMREAGLA; this is encoded by the coding sequence ATGCGGCCAGTCTCGAAGATCGAACGTACGGTGGCGCCTTTCGAGGTCGTCAGCCCCTACCAGCCCAGCGGCGACCAGCCCACGGCCATCGCCGAGCTGGAGAAGCGCGTCCGCGCAGGTGAGAAGGACGTCGTGCTCCTCGGCGCGACCGGCACCGGCAAATCCGCGACCACCGCGTGGATGATCGAGAAGCTCCAGCGCCCCACGCTGGTCATGGCGCCGAACAAGACGCTCGCCGCCCAGCTGGCCAACGAGTTCCGCGAGCTCCTGCCCAACAACGCCGTCGAGTACTTCGTCTCGTACTACGACTACTACCAGCCCGAGGCGTACGTCCCGCAGTCGGACACCTACATCGAGAAGGACTCCTCGATCAACGAGGAGGTCGAACGGCTGCGCCACTCCGCGACCAACTCGCTGCTCACCCGGCGCGACGTCGTCGTGGTCGCCTCCGTCTCCTGCATCTACGGCCTCGGTACGCCGCAGGAGTACGTGGACCGCATGGTCCAGCTCAAGGTGGGCGAGGAGATCGACCGCGACGCGCTGCTGCGCCGCTTCGTGGAGATCCAGTACACGCGCAACGACCTGGCCTTCACACGGGGCACCTTCCGGGTGCGCGGCGACACCATCGAGATCTTCCCGGTCTACGAGGAGCTCGCCGTCCGCATCGAGATGTTCGGCGACGAGATCGAGGCCCTGTCCACGCTGCACCCGCTGACCGGCGAGGTCATCAGCGAGGACCAGTCCCTCCACGTCTTCCCCGCCAGCCACTACGTGGCGGGGCCCGAGCGCATGGAGAAGGCCGTCAGCGGCATCGAACGCGAGCTGGAGGAGCGCCTGGCCGAGCTGGAGAAGCAGGGCAAGATGCTGGAGGCCCAGCGGCTCCGCATGCGTACGACGTACGACATCGAGATGCTCCGCCAGATCGGCACCTGCTCCGGCGTCGAGAACTACTCGATGCACTTCGACGGCCGTTCCCCCGGCACCGCCCCCAACACCCTCCTCGACTACTTCCCGGAGGACTTCCTCCTGGTGCTGGACGAGTCGCACGTCACGGTCCCGCAGATCGGCGCCATGTACGAGGGCGACGCCTCCCGCAAGAGGACCCTGGTCGACCACGGCTTCCGGCTGCCGTCCGCCCTGGACAACCGCCCGCTCAAGTGGGAGGAGTTCCTTCAGCGGATCAACCAGACGGTCTACCTCTCCGCCACCCCGGGCAACTACGAGATGTCCCGCAGCGACGGCTTCGTGGAGCAGATCATCCGCCCGACCGGCCTGGTCGACCCCGAGGTCGTCGTCAAGCCCACCGAGGGCCAGATCGACGACCTGGTGCACGAGATCCGACTGCGCACCGAGCGCGACGAACGGGTCCTGGTCACCACCCTCACCAAGAAGATGGCGGAGGACCTGACCGACTACTTCCTGGAGCTCGGCATCCAGGTCCGCTATCTCCACAGCGACGTCGACACGCTGCGCCGCATCGAGCTGCTGCGCGAGCTGCGCTCCGGCGAGTACGACGTCCTGGTCGGGATCAACCTCCTGCGCGAGGGCCTGGACCTGCCCGAGGTGTCGCTCGTGGCCATCCTCGACGCCGACAAACAGGGCTTCCTGCGCTCGGGCACCTCGCTGATCCAGACCATCGGCCGCGCGGCGCGCAACGTCTCGGGCCAGGTCCACATGTACGCGGACAAGGTCACCCCGGCCATGGCGCAGGCCATCGACGAGACCAACCGCCGCCGCGAGAAGCAGATCGCGTACAACACCGAGCGCGGCATCGACCCGCAGCCGCTGCGCAAGAAGATCAACGACATCGTCGCCACCATCGCGCGCGAGGAGATCGACACCGAGCAACTGCTCGGCACCGGCTACCGCCAGGGCAAGGAGGGCAAGGCCCCGGTGCCCGCCCTCGGCAAGCACGCCGTCCCGGGCGACGGCAAGGCGGCGACCGCCGGGAAGTCCGCGAAGGCCGGCAAGGCGGGCAGGGCCGGCCGGGACGCGGCGGCGGTCACCGACCGCCCGGCGACCGAACTGGCCGGGATCATCGAGGAGATGACGGACCGGATGCGCGCCGCCGCCGCCGACCTCCAGTTCGAGGTCGCCGCCCGGCTGCGCGACGAGGTGGGCGAGCTGAAGAAGGAGCTGCGCCAGATGCGCGAGGCCGGTCTGGCCTGA
- a CDS encoding TerD family protein, which translates to MTVNMTKGQAISLQKSDGGTLTAVRMGLGWQAAPRRGLFGSRTREIDLDASAVLFADKQPVDVVFFRHLTSDDGSVRHTGDNLVGGAGSGGDDEAILVDLQRVPVHIDQIVFTVNSFTGQTFQEVQNAFCRIVDETNGQELARYTLDGGGQYTAQIMAKVHRAGNAWKMTAIGTPANGRTFQDLMPAILPHL; encoded by the coding sequence GTGACGGTCAATATGACCAAGGGTCAGGCCATCAGCCTGCAGAAGAGCGACGGGGGGACCCTGACCGCGGTACGGATGGGGCTCGGCTGGCAGGCGGCACCGCGCCGCGGTCTGTTCGGCTCGCGCACCCGGGAGATCGACCTGGACGCGTCGGCCGTCCTGTTCGCCGACAAGCAGCCGGTCGACGTCGTCTTCTTCCGGCACCTCACCAGCGACGACGGCTCGGTCCGGCACACCGGGGACAACCTCGTGGGCGGCGCCGGCTCCGGCGGCGACGACGAGGCGATCCTCGTGGACCTCCAGCGGGTGCCGGTCCACATCGACCAGATCGTCTTCACGGTGAACTCCTTCACCGGCCAGACGTTCCAGGAGGTGCAGAACGCCTTCTGCCGCATCGTGGACGAGACCAACGGCCAGGAGCTCGCCCGCTACACGCTGGACGGCGGCGGGCAGTACACCGCGCAGATCATGGCGAAGGTGCACCGCGCGGGCAACGCCTGGAAGATGACCGCCATCGGCACCCCGGCCAACGGCCGCACCTTCCAGGACCTCATGCCGGCGATCCTGCCGCACCTGTAG
- a CDS encoding TerC family protein, with translation MDVSWTLWALTIIGLCALIAVDFFIGRKPHDVSTKEAGIWTIVWIVLAALFGLGLLVFGESQASGEFFAGYITEKSLSVDNLFVFVLIMAKFSVPSHLQQRVLLIGVLIALVLRAIFIAAGAAVIANFSWIFYIFGAFLIYTAWKLIQEARADDEDEEFEENRLLKSIERRFGVSDRYHGTKLFIRNNGKRVMTPLMVVMLAIGTTDVLFALDSIPAIFGLTQDPYIVFTANAFALMGLRQLYFLIGGLLEKLVHLSYGLSVILGFIGVKLVLHALHESGVHVPEISIPVSLGVICGVLIITTITSLMANKKKAEAESHEAKTGDRV, from the coding sequence GTGGACGTTTCATGGACCCTCTGGGCGCTGACCATCATTGGTCTGTGCGCCCTCATCGCCGTCGACTTCTTCATCGGGCGCAAGCCCCATGACGTGTCGACCAAGGAAGCCGGGATCTGGACGATCGTCTGGATCGTGCTGGCCGCCCTCTTCGGCCTCGGGCTGCTCGTCTTCGGCGAGAGCCAGGCATCGGGCGAGTTCTTCGCCGGCTACATCACCGAGAAGTCGCTCAGCGTCGACAACCTCTTCGTCTTCGTGCTGATCATGGCGAAGTTCTCGGTGCCCTCCCACCTCCAGCAGCGGGTGCTGCTGATCGGCGTGCTGATCGCACTGGTGCTGCGGGCGATCTTCATCGCCGCGGGCGCCGCGGTCATCGCCAACTTCTCGTGGATCTTCTACATCTTCGGCGCGTTCCTGATCTACACCGCCTGGAAGCTCATCCAGGAGGCGCGGGCCGACGACGAGGACGAGGAGTTCGAGGAGAACCGCCTCCTGAAGAGCATCGAGCGCCGCTTCGGCGTCTCCGACCGGTACCACGGCACCAAGCTCTTCATCCGCAACAACGGCAAGCGCGTCATGACCCCGCTGATGGTCGTCATGCTCGCCATCGGCACCACCGACGTGCTGTTCGCGCTGGACTCCATCCCCGCGATCTTCGGCCTCACCCAGGACCCGTACATCGTCTTCACCGCCAACGCCTTCGCCCTGATGGGCCTGCGCCAGCTGTACTTCCTGATCGGCGGTCTGCTGGAGAAGCTGGTCCACCTCAGCTACGGGCTGTCGGTGATCCTCGGCTTCATCGGCGTCAAGCTGGTGCTGCACGCGCTGCACGAGTCCGGGGTGCACGTCCCCGAGATCTCCATCCCGGTCTCGCTCGGCGTGATCTGCGGAGTGCTGATCATCACCACGATCACCAGCCTCATGGCCAACAAGAAGAAGGCCGAGGCCGAGTCCCACGAGGCGAAGACCGGCGACCGCGTCTAG
- a CDS encoding MBL fold metallo-hydrolase, which produces MTYSGAVRVGGPADVHELTDLMISKVAVGPMDNNAYLLRCRATGEQLLIDAADEAGTLLRLIGDDSILSVVTTHRHRDHWRALGEVVAATGARTYAGRFDAEGIEVPTEVLVEDGDTIRVGEVALTARHLTGHTPGSISLLYDDPHGAPHLFTGDCLFPGGVGNTHKDPEAFASLLHDVETKLFAPLPDETWVYPGHGRDTTLGDERPHLPEWRARGW; this is translated from the coding sequence ATGACGTACAGCGGAGCGGTCAGGGTCGGCGGGCCCGCCGATGTGCACGAACTGACGGATCTGATGATCTCGAAGGTCGCCGTCGGCCCGATGGACAACAACGCCTATCTGCTGCGCTGCCGGGCCACCGGCGAGCAGCTGCTGATCGACGCGGCCGACGAGGCCGGGACGCTGCTGCGGCTGATCGGTGACGACTCGATCCTGTCCGTCGTCACCACCCACCGGCACCGCGACCACTGGCGGGCGCTGGGCGAGGTCGTCGCGGCGACCGGGGCGCGCACCTACGCGGGCCGGTTCGACGCCGAGGGCATCGAGGTGCCGACGGAGGTCCTGGTCGAGGACGGCGACACGATCCGGGTGGGCGAGGTGGCGCTCACCGCCCGCCATCTGACCGGGCACACCCCGGGGTCGATCTCGCTCCTGTACGACGACCCGCACGGGGCGCCGCACCTGTTCACCGGGGACTGCCTCTTCCCCGGCGGCGTGGGCAACACGCACAAGGACCCCGAGGCGTTCGCGAGCCTGCTGCACGACGTGGAGACCAAGCTCTTCGCGCCGCTGCCGGACGAGACCTGGGTCTATCCGGGCCACGGGCGCGACACCACGCTGGGGGACGAACGGCCCCACCTGCCCGAGTGGCGCGCCCGGGGCTGGTGA
- a CDS encoding maleylpyruvate isomerase family mycothiol-dependent enzyme — MTDHAHDLAALREATDRLLGATGKLDDAALSEPSRLPGWSRGHVIAHLSRNADALANVLRGLPMYADSETRDRDIERDAPRSHAAQLADLTATAARFVEAAAEPADWSRTVTLRNGVTDSASLVPFRRRGEVELHHVDLGIGYELEDLPDEFTAREIDFLAERFAGHPEVVPVSLADDTGRVWTTGGGAEGGPVAVRGTAPELLGWLSGRRDGSALTVEGGTLPALPPL, encoded by the coding sequence ATGACTGATCATGCGCACGACCTGGCAGCACTCCGGGAAGCGACGGACCGGCTGCTGGGAGCCACCGGAAAACTGGACGACGCGGCGCTGTCCGAGCCGTCACGTCTGCCGGGCTGGAGCCGCGGTCATGTCATCGCGCACCTCTCCCGTAACGCCGACGCGCTCGCAAATGTTCTCCGCGGGCTGCCGATGTACGCAGACAGCGAAACCCGGGACCGCGACATCGAGCGGGACGCCCCCCGGTCCCATGCGGCACAGCTGGCCGACCTGACCGCCACCGCGGCCCGCTTCGTCGAGGCGGCGGCCGAGCCCGCGGACTGGTCGCGCACGGTGACCCTGCGCAACGGGGTGACGGACTCCGCCTCCCTCGTGCCGTTCCGGCGCCGGGGCGAGGTCGAGCTGCACCACGTCGACCTGGGCATCGGCTACGAGCTGGAGGACCTTCCGGACGAGTTCACCGCGCGGGAGATCGACTTCCTGGCCGAGCGGTTCGCCGGGCACCCGGAGGTCGTGCCGGTGTCGCTGGCCGACGACACCGGGCGGGTGTGGACGACCGGCGGCGGCGCGGAGGGCGGGCCCGTCGCGGTGCGGGGCACGGCGCCCGAGCTGCTGGGCTGGCTCAGCGGGCGGCGCGACGGCTCGGCGCTGACGGTCGAGGGCGGCACGCTTCCGGCACTGCCCCCGCTGTAG